The sequence AGGCGGCGGAACCAGCCTCGCCGGCCAGTGCTGCAATACGGCGATCGTTATGGACTGGAGCAAGTACGCGAACGAGATTCTAGAGATCGATCCGGTCCGGCGAATTGCGCGCGTCCATCCCGGCTGCGTGCTGGACAAGCTGCGAAAGGCTGCAAACGCTTACGGGCTGACGTTCGGTCCTGATCCAGCCACTCACGATCACTGCACGCTCGGTGGAATGCTCGGCAATAACTCTTGCGGTGTTCACGCGCAAATGAATGGCGCAGTCTCGAACAACGTGGAATCGATGGAGGTTCTGCTCTATGACGGAACTCGGATGAAAGTGGGGTGGATGACCGAGCAGGAGATGGATCGCGATATAGAGCGCGGCGGCAGGGTCGGTGAGATTCTTGCCGCGCTGAAGCGGCTGCGGATGCGTTACGAGAAACAAATACGCGACAAATATCCGCCAATTCCCCGCCGAATTTCCGGCTACAACCTTGACCAACTCATCCCTAATGCCGAAGGAAAGATCAATCTCGCGCGTGCCCTTGTCGGCTCCGAGTCAACCCTCGTGACGATTCTCGAAGCTGAACTCGAACTGATTCATAATCCGCCGTTTCAAACTCTTGTCGTTCTCGGGTATCCGGACGTGTATCAGGCCGGCGATCACATTCCCGAGGTTCTCGAGTTCAAGCCCATGGGACTTGAGGGCATCGATCAAATGCTGATCGACAATATGAAAAAGAAGGGCATGCACACGAAGTACCTGAACAAGCTGCCGCCGGGTAAGGGCTTTCTCGTTGTCCAGTTCCCGGGCGAGACCCGAGAAGAAGCCGATTCGCGGGCACACGCGTTGATGGACAAATTGAAGCACAAACGAAATCCGCCGTCGATGAAGCTCTATGACGATCCCAAGGAGGAGAAGGCCGTCTGGGAGGTTCGCGAGTCCGGATTGGGTGCAACTGCATTCGTTCCGGGACAGCCCGCGTCCTGGCCTGGCTGGGAAGATGCTGCTATCCCGCCTGACCAGGTGGGCGATTACCTTCGGGATTTCTGCAAGCTCATGCAGAAGCATGGCTACAAGGCCGCGCTGTATGGACATTTTGGCCAAGGCTGCATCCATTGCCGCATTACGTTCGACCTGACGAGCAAGGCAGGGATCAAGAACTGGCGATCGTTTTTGACGCAGGCGGCGGAACTTGTCACGGGTTATGGCGGGTCGCTCTCTGGAGAGCACGGCGATGGGCAGGCGCGCGCCGAACTGCTTCCCATTATGTTCGGGAAGGAGATCATCAACGCCTTTAGAGAGTTCAAGACTATCTGGGATCCGGATTGGAAGATGAATCCCGGCAAGGTGGTGGATCCCTATCCGATCGATTCGAACCTCCGCCTCGGCGCGAATTACAACCCGTGGGAACCGAAGACGCACTTCAAGTATCCCGAAGACGACGGCAGCTTCGCACATGCGACGCTGCGTTGCGTCGGAGTGGGCAAGTGTCGCCGGCACGAGTCCGATGTTCCGAACAACCAGACGATGTGTCCGAGTTACATGGCAACACACGAGGAGCGGCACACGACTCGCGGGCGGGCGCACCTGCTTTGGGAAATGCTGCAGGGAGATCTCATTAACAAAGGCTGGCGCGATGACAACGTCAAGGAAGCGCTCGACCTGTGTCTCTCGTGCAAAGGCTGCAAGGGCGACTGTCCCGTAAACGTGGACATGGCCACGTATAAGGCTGAGTTCCTCTCGCACTAT is a genomic window of Terriglobia bacterium containing:
- a CDS encoding FAD-binding and (Fe-S)-binding domain-containing protein, with product MSTLRILSPNLEKRHHAPRATKVDTKGLQHELEKSVEGEVRFDRASLGLYAVDASNYRQVPIGVVVPKTVEDVVQTVRVAREFGAPILSRGGGTSLAGQCCNTAIVMDWSKYANEILEIDPVRRIARVHPGCVLDKLRKAANAYGLTFGPDPATHDHCTLGGMLGNNSCGVHAQMNGAVSNNVESMEVLLYDGTRMKVGWMTEQEMDRDIERGGRVGEILAALKRLRMRYEKQIRDKYPPIPRRISGYNLDQLIPNAEGKINLARALVGSESTLVTILEAELELIHNPPFQTLVVLGYPDVYQAGDHIPEVLEFKPMGLEGIDQMLIDNMKKKGMHTKYLNKLPPGKGFLVVQFPGETREEADSRAHALMDKLKHKRNPPSMKLYDDPKEEKAVWEVRESGLGATAFVPGQPASWPGWEDAAIPPDQVGDYLRDFCKLMQKHGYKAALYGHFGQGCIHCRITFDLTSKAGIKNWRSFLTQAAELVTGYGGSLSGEHGDGQARAELLPIMFGKEIINAFREFKTIWDPDWKMNPGKVVDPYPIDSNLRLGANYNPWEPKTHFKYPEDDGSFAHATLRCVGVGKCRRHESDVPNNQTMCPSYMATHEERHTTRGRAHLLWEMLQGDLINKGWRDDNVKEALDLCLSCKGCKGDCPVNVDMATYKAEFLSHYWEGRVRPRYAYAFGWIDKWAQLASIWPGLVNLAATTPGVRELMKSAAGMAQQRSIPEFAPETFKAWFRKHSSPKTHGNKRVVLFPDTFNNFLLPRTARAAVHVLEDAGYEVLVPMQHVCCGRPLYDYGFLDMAKEYLERIFRVLMPYVSQGIPIVVLEPSCWSVLRDEINGMFPERKETHMIMENTFLLSEFLISKAQYRPPQLRLNAVMHGHCHHKAIIKDMEHEEKLLNQMGMGLRTLADGCCGLAGSFGYEEGHYEVSKKIAEHALVPAVEKSGLNEVIIADGFSCREQVTQMTERHALHIAEVLDLGLRHGPGGPGGVLPEAELIREHTAALRKSKLEAVAVLGGVATTVAALTAIFKNSNGNGRARDLHPVDKID